In bacterium, a genomic segment contains:
- a CDS encoding glycosyltransferase family 4 protein produces the protein MNCIVAIEERFTLRDGKPASPGYSYERFWRRYLEVFESVIVVGRLSHREDLSAVPIEGKGVRFFPLPTYIGPWQYLQNLAELKRKIKLLLKQEQKAILILRLPGIIGGLIWGEIHGTGRPYAVEVVGDPFDVFAPGVVSHPLRPFFRWLFTCRLKQQCIEASAVSYVTEASLQRRYPPSPGAFSTYYSDIYLNSAFFASTPKTVLKRKKDSYILITVGSMAQLYKGQDVLIKAVAMCVAKELDLHLVLIGDGRYRKILEKQSKASGLSERVSFLGQLQAGESVQRELDRADLFILPSRTEGLPRAMIEAMARGLPCIGSAIGGIPELLPPEDLVSPDDAAGLAGKIQDVVTNPERMAHMAARNLEKAHEYREEMLRNRRVMFYQKTREIAERWLDDAVKK, from the coding sequence TTCGCGATGGGAAGCCTGCTTCCCCTGGTTATTCATACGAACGGTTCTGGAGGCGCTATTTAGAGGTTTTTGAGTCTGTAATTGTTGTAGGGCGGTTGTCTCATAGAGAAGATCTATCTGCTGTTCCCATAGAGGGGAAAGGGGTCAGATTTTTCCCTCTGCCAACCTATATTGGCCCTTGGCAATATTTGCAAAACCTTGCTGAACTTAAACGCAAAATTAAGCTATTGCTTAAACAAGAGCAGAAGGCAATATTGATTTTACGCTTGCCAGGGATTATCGGCGGATTGATATGGGGAGAGATCCATGGCACAGGACGACCATACGCCGTTGAAGTGGTTGGCGATCCTTTTGATGTGTTTGCGCCAGGTGTAGTGTCTCATCCTTTGCGGCCGTTTTTTCGGTGGTTATTTACCTGCCGTCTTAAGCAGCAGTGTATTGAGGCTTCTGCTGTCAGTTATGTGACTGAAGCGAGCCTGCAACGACGGTATCCTCCCTCGCCGGGTGCCTTTTCAACGTATTATTCGGATATTTACCTAAATAGTGCTTTTTTTGCCTCAACACCCAAAACTGTCTTAAAACGAAAAAAGGATTCTTATATCCTTATTACAGTTGGATCAATGGCTCAACTTTATAAAGGCCAGGATGTGTTGATCAAGGCGGTTGCAATGTGTGTGGCAAAGGAATTGGATCTGCACTTAGTTCTCATTGGAGATGGTCGCTATCGAAAGATCTTGGAAAAGCAATCCAAGGCTTCCGGACTAAGTGAACGGGTAAGTTTCCTTGGTCAGCTTCAGGCAGGTGAGAGTGTGCAGCGAGAGCTGGATCGTGCTGACCTTTTTATTCTACCATCCCGCACAGAAGGACTTCCCCGGGCCATGATCGAGGCAATGGCACGAGGGCTGCCATGTATTGGATCTGCTATAGGTGGCATTCCAGAGTTATTGCCACCAGAAGACCTTGTTTCGCCTGACGATGCAGCAGGTTTGGCTGGTAAGATTCAGGATGTGGTGACAAATCCCGAACGTATGGCTCACATGGCGGCCCGTAATCTCGAGAAGGCGCATGAGTATCGAGAAGAGATGCTGCGTAATCGGCGAGTTATGTTTTATCAAAAAACCAGGGAGATAGCTGAAAGATGGCTGGATGATGCTGTAAAGAAGTAA